A portion of the Drosophila sechellia strain sech25 chromosome 2R, ASM438219v1, whole genome shotgun sequence genome contains these proteins:
- the LOC6608849 gene encoding uncharacterized protein LOC6608849 isoform X2 produces MASTRASPDADGVAVTGPLAPPSVTPATAEEEEEEEEAKAVEEGEVVVEAEAEVLVRHLVVLVADRGPVVPARVPRAISFQTERTAA; encoded by the coding sequence ATGGCCAGTACTCGGGCTTCACCAGATGCGGATGGAGTGGCGGTAACGGGCCCTTTGGCACCACCTTCTGTGACTCCCGCtacggcggaggaggaggaggaggaggaggaggccaaGGCTGTGGAGGAGGGAGAGGTGGTTGTGGAGGCAGAGGCAGAGGTGCTTGTGCGCCATCTTGTGGTCCTCGTGGCGGATCGTGGTCCTGTGGTCCCCGCCCGTGTTCCCCGTGCTATCAGTTTCCAAACGGAGCGGACAGCTGCATGA
- the LOC6608849 gene encoding keratin-associated protein 5-4 isoform X1, with product MSSCGQFNPFYIGPYPDRACGDCPYGQYSGFTRCGWSGGNGPFGTTFCDSRYGGGGGGGGGGQGCGGGRGGCGGRGRGACAPSCGPRGGSWSCGPRPCSPCYQFPNGADSCMMCSSGFGCCGQSCRASCYSCC from the coding sequence ATGTCCAGCTGCGGGCAGTTCAATCCGTTCTACATTGGACCCTATCCGGATCGTGCGTGCGGCGATTGTCCGTATGGCCAGTACTCGGGCTTCACCAGATGCGGATGGAGTGGCGGTAACGGGCCCTTTGGCACCACCTTCTGTGACTCCCGCtacggcggaggaggaggaggaggaggaggaggccaaGGCTGTGGAGGAGGGAGAGGTGGTTGTGGAGGCAGAGGCAGAGGTGCTTGTGCGCCATCTTGTGGTCCTCGTGGCGGATCGTGGTCCTGTGGTCCCCGCCCGTGTTCCCCGTGCTATCAGTTTCCAAACGGAGCGGACAGCTGCATGATGTGCTCCAGTGGATTTGGCTGCTGTGGCCAA